From Carya illinoinensis cultivar Pawnee chromosome 5, C.illinoinensisPawnee_v1, whole genome shotgun sequence, one genomic window encodes:
- the LOC122310203 gene encoding uncharacterized protein LOC122310203, with the protein MLQFGPSPTINHHGQLAKLKQEGKVHLYIEEFRQLQTLVRGWSEEALVGTFIDGLKPWIAKEIKLKQPTRIQEVMRMTEILEESSNMERRFSKDMGSKASRTLQTKPPWKNRVDGEVSKPKPYEVKRLSREEVQERIKRGLCFKCGDKWSKEHSCKSGKVYVMIEEEEHEESSSHESEPEEVEPSEEEGDAELSLNAMSGVQKPTSMRVMAWIGKFEITLLVDSGSTHNFINANIVTKVGLKPSTIEPFEVKVANGDKLRCEGLVREVKMNVQGVRIVADLHVLSLVGLDVVLGNAWLKGVGKVVHDYDKMTMEFRLGAKKRLWRATTSKDVKSCEAITFEKLCKGGASCFAVILATQEAPLEVGKGEDKGKGEDLTLLPVEVQEVLRDHWKVLEVPKALPPSRPFDHRLILVDESKPVNVPPYRYAHFQKEEIERQVEEMLKGGLIRPSNSPFSSPVLLVRKKDGTWRFCTDYRALNEATVKDRFPIPTVDEMLDELHGARVFSKLDLRAGYHQIRMRDEDVHKTAFRTHSGHFEYLVMPFGLCNAPSTFQAAMNTIFKSLLRRCVLVFFDDILVYSKTIEEHKNHLRVVMGILEEHHFFIKAFKCAFMEKELEYLGHFISGEGVKVDQRKIEAMVDWPLPHDISALRGFLGLTGYYRRFVKNYGLIAKPLTSLLKKDNFSWTQEAREAFEELKRARPPLPC; encoded by the coding sequence ATGCTACAATTCGGCCCTTCACCAACCATTAACCATCATGGGCAATTGGCCAAGCTGAAGCAAGAAGGGAAGGTACATCTCTATATAGAGGAGTTTCGGCAATTACAAACCCTTGTGAGGGGATGGTCCGAAGAAGCACTAGTGGGGACATTTATCGATGGCTTGAAGCCTTGGATAGCCAAGGAGATCAAGTTGAAGCAACCCACTCGGATTCAAGAAGTAATGAGGATGACCGAGATCCTTGAAGAGAGTAGTAACATGGAGAGGAGGTTCTCCAAGGACATGGGGAGTAAAGCCTCAAGGACTTTACAAACCAAGCCACCTTGGAAGAATAGGGTGGACGGGGAGGTCTCTAAACCGAAGCCTTATGAGGTGAAGAGGCTCTCTAGGGAGGAAGTGCAAGAGAGGATCAAAAGGGGTCTATGCTTCAAATGTGGAGACAAATGGAGCAAGGAACACTCTTGCAAGTCTGGAAAGGTTTATGTCATGATTGAGGAGGAGGAGCATGAGGAGTCCTCAAGTCATGAGTCCGAACCCGAGGAGGTCGAGCCTAGTGAGGAGGAAGGGGATGCCGAGTTGTCCCTTAATGCCATGTCCGGGGTACAAAAACCCACTTCCATGAGGGTCATGGCATGGATAGGGAAATTTGAGATCACCTTGTTGGTGGATAGTGGGTCCACCCACAACTTCATCAATGCCAACATAGTCACTAAGGTTGGGTTGAAACCAAGCACCATCGAGCCTTTTGAAGTTAAGGTAGCCAATGGGGATAAATTAAGGTGCGAAGGGCTTGTGAGGGAGGTGAAAATGAATGTACAAGGGGTTAGAATCGTGGCTGATTTGCATGTATTGTCACTAGTGGGCCTTGATGTTGTCTTGGGTAATGCATGGCTCAAGGGAGTTGGCAAGGTAGTTCATGACTATGACAAAATGACTATGGAATTTCGGCTTGGGGCCAAGAAGAGGTTGTGGAGAGCCACGACATCCAAGGACGTGAAGTCTTGTGAGGCCATCACCTTTGAGAAGCTGTGTAAGGGTGGGGCAAGTTGCTTTGCCGTCATCCTAGCCACTCAAGAAGCACCCTTGGAAGTAGGAAAGGGTGAAGATAAGGGCAAGGGGGAAGACTTGACATTGCTGCCCGTGGAGGTACAAGAGGTCTTGAGAGACCATTGGAAGGTCCTTGAAGTACCAAAGGCCTTACCACCTTCTAGGCCATTTGATCATCGCCTTATCTTAGTGGATGAAAGCAAACCGGTCAATGTCCCTCCCTACCGGTATGCCCACTTCCAAAAGGAGGAAATTGAAAGGCAAGTTGAGGAGATGCTAAAAGGGGGGCTGATAAGACCTAGCAATAGTCCTTTCTCCTCACCCGTGCTACTAGTGAGGAAGAAGGATGGAACGTGGCGATTTTGCACCGATTATAGAGCCTTGAATGAAGCCACGGTGAAGGATAGGTTTCCTATCCCAACCGTGGATGAGATGCTTGATGAACTCCATGGTGCAAGGGTCTTTTCCAAATTGGATTTAAGAGCGGGCTACCATCAAATACGAATGAGGGATGAAGACGTGCATAAGACGGCTTTTAGGACACACTCCGGTCACTTTGAGTACCTTGTCATGCCGTTTGGATTATGCAATGCCCCTTCCACTTTCCAAGCTGCCATGAACACCATTTTCAAGTCATTATTGAGGAGGTGTGTGTTGGTCTTTTTTGATGACATCTTGGTTTACTCCAAGACCATTGAGGAGCACAAGAACCACTTAAGAGTTGTGATGGGGATTTTGGAAGAGCACCACTTCTTCATAAAGGCTTTTAAATGTGCCTTTATGGAGAAAGAACTTGAGTATCTTGGTCACTTCATCTCGGGAGAGGGGGTGAAGGTGGATCAAAGGAAGATTGAGGCCATGGTTGATTGGCCATTACCCCATGACATTTCGGCCTTAAGGGGTTTCTTGGGATTGACCGGCTATTATAGGCGGTTTGTGAAGAACTATGGGCTTATTGCTAAGCCACTTACATCCTTGTTGAAGAAGGACAACTTCTCATGGACCCAAGAGGCAAGGGAGGCCTTTGAGGAGTTGAAGAGGGCTAGACCACCACTCCCGTGCTAG